One Gadus chalcogrammus isolate NIFS_2021 chromosome 4, NIFS_Gcha_1.0, whole genome shotgun sequence DNA segment encodes these proteins:
- the LOC130380440 gene encoding zinc finger protein 271-like isoform X1, with the protein MSLVIVKNRIIALVSHVMLCSDHFPLVFVQCPPPGPRLSFEARGEGVGGDISLQNFESLSAVHILNPLCQWYIHIHLNSFKCTNTQFLLLCKQCTETITFCLFFSPAAEDSDAFGDSSTQRGATSESLGVDAPGSSNMSSHSGELKILSVYGKGEGPLALDGHDTLFTASEVEALNSLSADHSAAKSLEHGERQVRPEELSVQQQTPDTISIKVEEDIGGGWPAVEDWDAFGDRSTQRGATSEILGVDTPCCSHMSSHSVELKILSVYGKGEGPLATDSHDTLFTASEVEALNSLSAYHSVVKSLEHGERLVCREELSVQQTPDTISIKIEEDIGGGIPAVEDGNDIRDCSTQRGATLGRLRVDAPGSSHMASHNGELRILSVYGKGEGPLAVDGHNTLFTTWELEALSSLSADCSVAKSLNCSVRLVRLEELTGHRGGRKGRPGVLCGKVFPNNDNMIVHMRTKSDEKSYGCDQCAMRFSRKGKLKIHMKSHTGEKPYMCDQCTKSFSHRYLLKIHMRTHTGEKPYGCDQCMKSFSQSSYLKIHMRTHTGAKPYRCDQCTKRFSHSLYLKSHMRTHTGEKPYSCDQCTKRFSGKVNLEIHMRTHTGEKPYRCDQCTKRFSGKVNLEIHMRTHTGEKPYKCDHCAKCFRQTSALQSHIRTHTGEKPYKCDHCAKRFRQTSQLKGHVRTHTGEKPYKCDHCAKRFRQISQLKCHVRAHTGEKPYKCDHCAKGFGHSSHLKSHMRTHTGEMPYKCDQCAKRFGQTSHLKSHMWTHTGEKPYKCDHCAKSFGQTSHLKSHMRTHTGEMPYKCDQCAKRFRESSQLKRHMWTHTGEMPYKCDQCAKRFVQTSQLKSHMWTHTGEKPYKCDQCAKSFEKASTLQIHMRSHTGEKPYKCDQCAKRFRQRGSLNVHIRTHTGEKPYKCDQCTKRFSHSCYLKSHMRTHTSEKLYMSEQMHEALHSEKAPGGPHVLCILST; encoded by the exons ATGTCGCTTGTTATTGtcaaaaatagaataattgcgCTTGTCTctcatgtcatgttgtgctcagatcattttccgctggtgttcgttcagtgtcctccaccTGGCCCCCGCTTGAGCTTTGAGGCTAGGGGGGAGGGTGTTGGAGGAGACATCTCTCTCCAAAACTTTGAATCTTTatctgcagtacacattttaaaccctctgtgtcaatggtacatacacatacatttaaatagtttcaaatgtacaaatacacaGTTCCTCCTTTTATGCAAACAGTGTACCGAAACAATtactttctgtctttttttttctcccgcTGCTGAAGAcagcgatgcctttggagacagtagcacgcagcgcggcgccacctcggagagtctgggtgtggacgcccctggctcctccaacatgtccagtcacagcggggagctgaagatcctgagcgtctacggtaaaggggagggccctctggcgctggacggccatgacaccctcttcaccgcttCAGAAGTGGaagccctgaactcgctgtctgcggaccacagcgcggccaagagcctggagcacGGCGAGCGGCAGGTCCGCCCTGaagagctgagtgtgcag cagcagaccccggacaccatttcaatcaaggttgaagaggatattggtggaggctggcccgctgtag aagactgggatgcctttggagaccgtagcacgcagcgcggcgccacctcagagattctTGGTGTGGACACCCCTTGTTGCTctcacatgtccagtcacagcgtggaactgaagattctgagcgtctacggtaaaggggagggccctctgGCGACGGAcagccatgacaccctcttcaccgcgtcagaagtggaggccctgaactcgctgtctgcgtaCCACAGCGTGGTCAAGAGCCTGGAGcacggcgagcggctggtctgccgcgaggagctgagtgtgcag cagaccccagacaccatttcaatcaagattgaagaggatattggtggaggcattcccgctgtag aagacggCAATGACATTAGAGACTGCAGCACACAGCGCGGTGCCACCTTGGGGAGactgcgtgtggacgcccctggctcctcccacatggccagtcacaacggggagctgcggatcctgagcgtctatggaaaaggggagggcccactggcggtggacggccataaCACCCTCTTCACCACGTGGGaactggaggccttgagctcgctgtcgGCGGACtgcagcgtggccaagagcctgaactgcagcgtgcGGCTCGTCCGCCTTGAGGAACTGACTGGGCATCGGGGTggccgcaagggccggcccggtgtcttgtgtggCAAGGTTTTTCCCAATAATGACAATATGATCGTTCACATGAGGACAAAATCCGACGAGAAGTCGTACGGGTGCGACCAATGCGCAATGCGCTTCAGTCGGAAAGGCaagctgaagatccacatgaagtCTCACACCGGAGAGAAGCCCTACatgtgtgaccaatgcacgaagagcttCAGTCATCGCTACCtgctgaagatccacatgaggactcacaccggcgagaagccgtacgggtgcgaccaatgcatgaagagcTTCAGTCAGAGCAGCTatctgaagatccacatgaggactcacaccggggcgAAGCCCTACCGGtgcgaccaatgcacgaagcgcttcagtcacaGCCTCTatctgaagagccacatgaggactcacaccggggagaagccctacagctgcgaccaatgcacgaagcgcttcagtggGAAAGTAAACTTggagatccacatgaggactcacaccggggagaagccctacaggtgcgaccaatgcacgaagcgcttcagtggGAAAGTAAACTTggagatccacatgaggactcacaccggagagaagccctacaagtgtgaccattgCGCAAAGTGCTTCAGACAAACAAGCGCCCTTCAGAGCCACAttaggactcacaccggggagaagccctacaagtgtgaccattgCGCAAAGCGCTTCAGACAGACAAGCCAGCTTAAGGGCCAcgtgaggactcacaccggggagaagccctacaagtgtgaccattgCGCAAAGCGCTTCAGACAGATAAGCCAGCTTAAGTGCCACGTGAGggctcacaccggggagaagccctacaagtgtgaccattgCGCAAAGGGCTTCGGACATTCAAGCCATCTTaagagccacatgaggactcacaccggcgagatgccctacaagtgtgaccaatgcgcgAAGCGCTTCGGACAGACAAGCCATCTTAAGAGCCACATgtggactcacaccggggagaagccctacaagtgtgaccattgCGCAAAGAGCTTCGGCCAGACAAGCCATCTTaagagccacatgaggactcacaccggcgagatgccctacaagtgtgaccaatgcgcaAAGCGCTTCAGAGAGTCAAGCCAGCTTAAGAGGCACATgtggactcacaccggcgagatgccctacaagtgtgaccaatgcgcaAAGCGCTTCGTACAGACAAGCCAGCTTAAGAGCCATATgtggactcacaccggggagaagccctacaagtgtgaccaatgcgcaAAGAGCTTCGAAAAGGCAAGCACCCTTCAGATCCACATGAGGagtcacaccggggagaagccctacaagtgtgatcAATGCGCAAAGCGcttcagacagagaggcagccTGAATGTCCACAttaggactcacaccggcgagaagccttacaagtgtgaccaatgcacgaagcgcttcagtcacaGTTGCTatctgaagagccacatgaggactcacaccagCGAGAAGCTCTACATGTCTGAACAAATGCACGAAGCTCTTCACTCAGAAAAGGCCCCTGGAGGACCACATGTGTtatgtattttaagcacataa
- the LOC130380440 gene encoding zinc finger protein 431-like isoform X5, whose amino-acid sequence MESGSVPTLLGSATNLGQQTPDTISIKVEEDIGGGLPAVDSDAFGDSSTQRGATSESLGVDAPGSSNMSSHSGELKILSVYGKGEGPLALDGHDTLFTASEVEALNSLSADHSAAKSLEHGERQVRPEELSVQQQTPDTISIKVEEDIGGGWPAVEDWDAFGDRSTQRGATSEILGVDTPCCSHMSSHSVELKILSVYGKGEGPLATDSHDTLFTASEVEALNSLSAYHSVVKSLEHGERLVCREELSVQQQTPDTISIKIEEDIGGGIPAVEDGNDIRDCSTQRGATLGRLRVDAPGSSHMASHNGELRILSVYGKGEGPLAVDGHNTLFTTWELEALSSLSADCSVAKSLNCSVRLVRLEELTGHRGGRKGRPGVLCGKVFPNNDNMIVHMRTKSDEKSYGCDQCAMRFSRKGKLKIHMKSHTGEKPYMCDQCTKSFSHRYLLKIHMRTHTGEKPYGCDQCMKSFSQSSYLKIHMRTHTGAKPYRCDQCTKRFSHSLYLKSHMRTHTGEKPYSCDQCTKRFSGKVNLEIHMRTHTGEKPYRCDQCTKRFSGKVNLEIHMRTHTGEKPYKCDHCAKCFRQTSALQSHIRTHTGEKPYKCDHCAKRFRQTSQLKGHVRTHTGEKPYKCDHCAKRFRQISQLKCHVRAHTGEKPYKCDHCAKGFGHSSHLKSHMRTHTGEMPYKCDQCAKRFGQTSHLKSHMWTHTGEKPYKCDHCAKSFGQTSHLKSHMRTHTGEMPYKCDQCAKRFRESSQLKRHMWTHTGEMPYKCDQCAKRFVQTSQLKSHMWTHTGEKPYKCDQCAKSFEKASTLQIHMRSHTGEKPYKCDQCAKRFRQRGSLNVHIRTHTGEKPYKCDQCTKRFSHSCYLKSHMRTHTSEKLYMSEQMHEALHSEKAPGGPHVLCILST is encoded by the exons ATGGAGTCcggatcagtaccaactctcctcggctcagctacaaacctcggACAA cagacccccgacaccatttcaatcaaggttgaagaggatattggtggaggcttgcccgccgtag AcagcgatgcctttggagacagtagcacgcagcgcggcgccacctcggagagtctgggtgtggacgcccctggctcctccaacatgtccagtcacagcggggagctgaagatcctgagcgtctacggtaaaggggagggccctctggcgctggacggccatgacaccctcttcaccgcttCAGAAGTGGaagccctgaactcgctgtctgcggaccacagcgcggccaagagcctggagcacGGCGAGCGGCAGGTCCGCCCTGaagagctgagtgtgcag cagcagaccccggacaccatttcaatcaaggttgaagaggatattggtggaggctggcccgctgtag aagactgggatgcctttggagaccgtagcacgcagcgcggcgccacctcagagattctTGGTGTGGACACCCCTTGTTGCTctcacatgtccagtcacagcgtggaactgaagattctgagcgtctacggtaaaggggagggccctctgGCGACGGAcagccatgacaccctcttcaccgcgtcagaagtggaggccctgaactcgctgtctgcgtaCCACAGCGTGGTCAAGAGCCTGGAGcacggcgagcggctggtctgccgcgaggagctgagtgtgcag cagcagaccccagacaccatttcaatcaagattgaagaggatattggtggaggcattcccgctgtag aagacggCAATGACATTAGAGACTGCAGCACACAGCGCGGTGCCACCTTGGGGAGactgcgtgtggacgcccctggctcctcccacatggccagtcacaacggggagctgcggatcctgagcgtctatggaaaaggggagggcccactggcggtggacggccataaCACCCTCTTCACCACGTGGGaactggaggccttgagctcgctgtcgGCGGACtgcagcgtggccaagagcctgaactgcagcgtgcGGCTCGTCCGCCTTGAGGAACTGACTGGGCATCGGGGTggccgcaagggccggcccggtgtcttgtgtggCAAGGTTTTTCCCAATAATGACAATATGATCGTTCACATGAGGACAAAATCCGACGAGAAGTCGTACGGGTGCGACCAATGCGCAATGCGCTTCAGTCGGAAAGGCaagctgaagatccacatgaagtCTCACACCGGAGAGAAGCCCTACatgtgtgaccaatgcacgaagagcttCAGTCATCGCTACCtgctgaagatccacatgaggactcacaccggcgagaagccgtacgggtgcgaccaatgcatgaagagcTTCAGTCAGAGCAGCTatctgaagatccacatgaggactcacaccggggcgAAGCCCTACCGGtgcgaccaatgcacgaagcgcttcagtcacaGCCTCTatctgaagagccacatgaggactcacaccggggagaagccctacagctgcgaccaatgcacgaagcgcttcagtggGAAAGTAAACTTggagatccacatgaggactcacaccggggagaagccctacaggtgcgaccaatgcacgaagcgcttcagtggGAAAGTAAACTTggagatccacatgaggactcacaccggagagaagccctacaagtgtgaccattgCGCAAAGTGCTTCAGACAAACAAGCGCCCTTCAGAGCCACAttaggactcacaccggggagaagccctacaagtgtgaccattgCGCAAAGCGCTTCAGACAGACAAGCCAGCTTAAGGGCCAcgtgaggactcacaccggggagaagccctacaagtgtgaccattgCGCAAAGCGCTTCAGACAGATAAGCCAGCTTAAGTGCCACGTGAGggctcacaccggggagaagccctacaagtgtgaccattgCGCAAAGGGCTTCGGACATTCAAGCCATCTTaagagccacatgaggactcacaccggcgagatgccctacaagtgtgaccaatgcgcgAAGCGCTTCGGACAGACAAGCCATCTTAAGAGCCACATgtggactcacaccggggagaagccctacaagtgtgaccattgCGCAAAGAGCTTCGGCCAGACAAGCCATCTTaagagccacatgaggactcacaccggcgagatgccctacaagtgtgaccaatgcgcaAAGCGCTTCAGAGAGTCAAGCCAGCTTAAGAGGCACATgtggactcacaccggcgagatgccctacaagtgtgaccaatgcgcaAAGCGCTTCGTACAGACAAGCCAGCTTAAGAGCCATATgtggactcacaccggggagaagccctacaagtgtgaccaatgcgcaAAGAGCTTCGAAAAGGCAAGCACCCTTCAGATCCACATGAGGagtcacaccggggagaagccctacaagtgtgatcAATGCGCAAAGCGcttcagacagagaggcagccTGAATGTCCACAttaggactcacaccggcgagaagccttacaagtgtgaccaatgcacgaagcgcttcagtcacaGTTGCTatctgaagagccacatgaggactcacaccagCGAGAAGCTCTACATGTCTGAACAAATGCACGAAGCTCTTCACTCAGAAAAGGCCCCTGGAGGACCACATGTGTtatgtattttaagcacataa
- the LOC130380440 gene encoding zinc finger protein 431-like isoform X6 produces the protein MSSHSGELKILSVYGKGEGPLALDGHDTLFTASEVEALNSLSADHSAAKSLEHGERQVRPEELSVQQQTPDTISIKVEEDIGGGWPAVEDWDAFGDRSTQRGATSEILGVDTPCCSHMSSHSVELKILSVYGKGEGPLATDSHDTLFTASEVEALNSLSAYHSVVKSLEHGERLVCREELSVQQQTPDTISIKIEEDIGGGIPAVEDGNDIRDCSTQRGATLGRLRVDAPGSSHMASHNGELRILSVYGKGEGPLAVDGHNTLFTTWELEALSSLSADCSVAKSLNCSVRLVRLEELTGHRGGRKGRPGVLCGKVFPNNDNMIVHMRTKSDEKSYGCDQCAMRFSRKGKLKIHMKSHTGEKPYMCDQCTKSFSHRYLLKIHMRTHTGEKPYGCDQCMKSFSQSSYLKIHMRTHTGAKPYRCDQCTKRFSHSLYLKSHMRTHTGEKPYSCDQCTKRFSGKVNLEIHMRTHTGEKPYRCDQCTKRFSGKVNLEIHMRTHTGEKPYKCDHCAKCFRQTSALQSHIRTHTGEKPYKCDHCAKRFRQTSQLKGHVRTHTGEKPYKCDHCAKRFRQISQLKCHVRAHTGEKPYKCDHCAKGFGHSSHLKSHMRTHTGEMPYKCDQCAKRFGQTSHLKSHMWTHTGEKPYKCDHCAKSFGQTSHLKSHMRTHTGEMPYKCDQCAKRFRESSQLKRHMWTHTGEMPYKCDQCAKRFVQTSQLKSHMWTHTGEKPYKCDQCAKSFEKASTLQIHMRSHTGEKPYKCDQCAKRFRQRGSLNVHIRTHTGEKPYKCDQCTKRFSHSCYLKSHMRTHTSEKLYMSEQMHEALHSEKAPGGPHVLCILST, from the exons atgtccagtcacagcggggagctgaagatcctgagcgtctacggtaaaggggagggccctctggcgctggacggccatgacaccctcttcaccgcttCAGAAGTGGaagccctgaactcgctgtctgcggaccacagcgcggccaagagcctggagcacGGCGAGCGGCAGGTCCGCCCTGaagagctgagtgtgcag cagcagaccccggacaccatttcaatcaaggttgaagaggatattggtggaggctggcccgctgtag aagactgggatgcctttggagaccgtagcacgcagcgcggcgccacctcagagattctTGGTGTGGACACCCCTTGTTGCTctcacatgtccagtcacagcgtggaactgaagattctgagcgtctacggtaaaggggagggccctctgGCGACGGAcagccatgacaccctcttcaccgcgtcagaagtggaggccctgaactcgctgtctgcgtaCCACAGCGTGGTCAAGAGCCTGGAGcacggcgagcggctggtctgccgcgaggagctgagtgtgcag cagcagaccccagacaccatttcaatcaagattgaagaggatattggtggaggcattcccgctgtag aagacggCAATGACATTAGAGACTGCAGCACACAGCGCGGTGCCACCTTGGGGAGactgcgtgtggacgcccctggctcctcccacatggccagtcacaacggggagctgcggatcctgagcgtctatggaaaaggggagggcccactggcggtggacggccataaCACCCTCTTCACCACGTGGGaactggaggccttgagctcgctgtcgGCGGACtgcagcgtggccaagagcctgaactgcagcgtgcGGCTCGTCCGCCTTGAGGAACTGACTGGGCATCGGGGTggccgcaagggccggcccggtgtcttgtgtggCAAGGTTTTTCCCAATAATGACAATATGATCGTTCACATGAGGACAAAATCCGACGAGAAGTCGTACGGGTGCGACCAATGCGCAATGCGCTTCAGTCGGAAAGGCaagctgaagatccacatgaagtCTCACACCGGAGAGAAGCCCTACatgtgtgaccaatgcacgaagagcttCAGTCATCGCTACCtgctgaagatccacatgaggactcacaccggcgagaagccgtacgggtgcgaccaatgcatgaagagcTTCAGTCAGAGCAGCTatctgaagatccacatgaggactcacaccggggcgAAGCCCTACCGGtgcgaccaatgcacgaagcgcttcagtcacaGCCTCTatctgaagagccacatgaggactcacaccggggagaagccctacagctgcgaccaatgcacgaagcgcttcagtggGAAAGTAAACTTggagatccacatgaggactcacaccggggagaagccctacaggtgcgaccaatgcacgaagcgcttcagtggGAAAGTAAACTTggagatccacatgaggactcacaccggagagaagccctacaagtgtgaccattgCGCAAAGTGCTTCAGACAAACAAGCGCCCTTCAGAGCCACAttaggactcacaccggggagaagccctacaagtgtgaccattgCGCAAAGCGCTTCAGACAGACAAGCCAGCTTAAGGGCCAcgtgaggactcacaccggggagaagccctacaagtgtgaccattgCGCAAAGCGCTTCAGACAGATAAGCCAGCTTAAGTGCCACGTGAGggctcacaccggggagaagccctacaagtgtgaccattgCGCAAAGGGCTTCGGACATTCAAGCCATCTTaagagccacatgaggactcacaccggcgagatgccctacaagtgtgaccaatgcgcgAAGCGCTTCGGACAGACAAGCCATCTTAAGAGCCACATgtggactcacaccggggagaagccctacaagtgtgaccattgCGCAAAGAGCTTCGGCCAGACAAGCCATCTTaagagccacatgaggactcacaccggcgagatgccctacaagtgtgaccaatgcgcaAAGCGCTTCAGAGAGTCAAGCCAGCTTAAGAGGCACATgtggactcacaccggcgagatgccctacaagtgtgaccaatgcgcaAAGCGCTTCGTACAGACAAGCCAGCTTAAGAGCCATATgtggactcacaccggggagaagccctacaagtgtgaccaatgcgcaAAGAGCTTCGAAAAGGCAAGCACCCTTCAGATCCACATGAGGagtcacaccggggagaagccctacaagtgtgatcAATGCGCAAAGCGcttcagacagagaggcagccTGAATGTCCACAttaggactcacaccggcgagaagccttacaagtgtgaccaatgcacgaagcgcttcagtcacaGTTGCTatctgaagagccacatgaggactcacaccagCGAGAAGCTCTACATGTCTGAACAAATGCACGAAGCTCTTCACTCAGAAAAGGCCCCTGGAGGACCACATGTGTtatgtattttaagcacataa